The Equus przewalskii isolate Varuska chromosome 8, EquPr2, whole genome shotgun sequence genome has a window encoding:
- the TP53INP1 gene encoding tumor protein p53-inducible nuclear protein 1 isoform X1 translates to MFQRLNKMFVAEVNTSSNKEPEFSEKEDDEWILVDFIDTCTGFSAAEDEEEDISEEAPTEHPSVFSCLPASLECLADTSDSCFLQFESCPMEESWFITPPPCFTAGGLTTIKVETSPMENLLIEHPSMSVYAVHNSCPSLNEASCGTDEFHDPSSPRVEAQSEMGQHIHCYVAALASHTAFLEQPKSFRPSQWIREHSERQSLNRNSLRRQNLTRDCHSRQVKHNAWAVHQPCPRQYNY, encoded by the exons ATGTTCCAGAGACTGAATAAAATGTTTGTGGCTGAAGTCAATACTTCTTCCAACAAAGAACCAGAATTTAGTGAGAAAGAAGATGATGAATGGATTCTTGTTGACTTCATAG ACACTTGCACTGGTTTCTCAGCAGCAGAGGACGAGGAAGAAGACATCAGTGAAGAGGCACCTACTGAGCATCCTTCAGTCTTTTCCTGTTTACCTGCATCTCTTGAGTGCTTGGCTGATACAAGTGATTCCTGCTTCCTCCAGTTTGAATCCTGTCCAATGGAGGAGAGCTGGTTTATCACCCCTCCCCCATGTTTTACTGCAGGTGGATTAACCACTATCAAGGTGGAAACCAGTCCTATGGAAAACCTTCTCATCGAACATCCCAGCATGTCTGTCTATGCTGTGCATAACTCCTGCCCCAGTCTCAATGAGGCCAGCTGTGGGACTGACGAATTTCATGACCCAAGTAGTCCCAG agtGGAAGCTCAAAGTGAAATGGGGCAGCACATTCATTGCTATGTTGCAGCTCTTGCCTCTCATACAGCTTTTCTGGAACAACCCAAGAGCTTTCGCCCTTCCCAGTGGATAAGAGAACATAGTGAAAGACAGTCTCTGAACAGAAATAGCCTTCGTCGCCAAAATCTTACCAGGGATTGCCACTCTCGGCAAGTCAAGCACAATGCTTGGGCTGTCCATCAGCCTTGCCCACGTCAGTACaattactaa
- the TP53INP1 gene encoding tumor protein p53-inducible nuclear protein 1 isoform X2, with translation MFQRLNKMFVAEVNTSSNKEPEFSEKEDDEWILVDFIDTCTGFSAAEDEEEDISEEAPTEHPSVFSCLPASLECLADTSDSCFLQFESCPMEESWFITPPPCFTAGGLTTIKVETSPMENLLIEHPSMSVYAVHNSCPSLNEASCGTDEFHDPSSPRARKSCL, from the exons ATGTTCCAGAGACTGAATAAAATGTTTGTGGCTGAAGTCAATACTTCTTCCAACAAAGAACCAGAATTTAGTGAGAAAGAAGATGATGAATGGATTCTTGTTGACTTCATAG ACACTTGCACTGGTTTCTCAGCAGCAGAGGACGAGGAAGAAGACATCAGTGAAGAGGCACCTACTGAGCATCCTTCAGTCTTTTCCTGTTTACCTGCATCTCTTGAGTGCTTGGCTGATACAAGTGATTCCTGCTTCCTCCAGTTTGAATCCTGTCCAATGGAGGAGAGCTGGTTTATCACCCCTCCCCCATGTTTTACTGCAGGTGGATTAACCACTATCAAGGTGGAAACCAGTCCTATGGAAAACCTTCTCATCGAACATCCCAGCATGTCTGTCTATGCTGTGCATAACTCCTGCCCCAGTCTCAATGAGGCCAGCTGTGGGACTGACGAATTTCATGACCCAAGTAGTCCCAG GGCCAGGAAAAGCTGCTTATAA